The Oxyura jamaicensis isolate SHBP4307 breed ruddy duck chromosome 28, BPBGC_Ojam_1.0, whole genome shotgun sequence genome contains a region encoding:
- the CERS1 gene encoding ceramide synthase 1, giving the protein MQQPEPVAEPVAEPMPGYGQLLRLGYGSLAAAVRSCNDCGWELARTTWAENAHLGWGEVLLCGLGALGWTALRRAAARRLFRPFGEWCNLQPKDAAKMPESAWKLLFYTLSWSYGIYLLFFTDYPFFYDPPSVFYGWKKGMDVPTDIAIAYLLQCSFYGHSIYATVYMDTWRKDSVVMLLHHVVTLTLIAFSYAFRYHNVGILVLFLHDVNDVQLEFTKLNVYFKHRGGVYHRLNDVISNVGCLTFSISWFWFRLYWFPLKVLYATCHSSLQSVPNIPFYFFFNALLLVLTLMNIYWFLYIVLFVAKVLMGQMQEVNDVREYDVEDSKKTTVAKKKEDGFQLPSALKEGMHLKNGLVKDKRL; this is encoded by the exons ATGCAGCAACCGGAGCCAGTAGCCGAGCCGGTGGCCGAGCCCATGCCCGGTTACGGGCAGCTGCTGCGGCTCGGCTACGGCAGCCTGGCCGCCGCCGTGCGGAGCTGCAACGATTGCGGCTGGGAGCTGGCGAGGACGACGTGGGCCGAGAACGCgcacctgggctggggcgaGGTGCTGCTCTGCGGGCTCGGAGCCCTCGGCTGGACCGCGCtgcgccgcgccgccgcccgccgcctctTTCGG CCCTTCGGTGAGTGGTGCAACTTGCAGCCGAAAGATGCTGCCAAGATGCCCGAGAGTGCCTGGAAGCTGCTTTTCTACACGTTATCCTGGTCGTATGGCATCTACCTGCTCTTCTTCACTGACTACCCCTTCTTCTATGACCCTCCGTCTGTCTTTTATG GCTGGAAGAAGGGCATGGACGTACCCACGGACATCGCCATCGCCTACCTGTTGCAGTGCAGCTTCTACGGGCACTCCATCTATGCCACTGTCTACATGGACACGTGGCGCAAGGACTCGGTCGTCATGCTCCTCCACCACGTCGTCACGCTGACCCTCATCGCCTTCTCCTACGCTTTCAG GTACCACAACGTGGGCATCCTGGTGCTCTTCCTGCACGACGTCAATGACGTGCAGCTGGAGTTCACCAAGCTCAACGTCTACTTCAAGCACCGGGGGGGTGTCTACCATCGCCTCAACGATGTCATCTCCAACGTCGGCTGCCTCACCTTCAGCATCAGCTG GTTCTGGTTCCGCCTCTACTGGTTCCCCCTCAAGGTCCTCTATGCCACTTGCCACTCCAGCCTCCAGTCGGTGCCCAATATTCCCTTCTACTTCTTCTTCAACGCTCTGCTCCTTGTCCTCACCCTGATGAACATCTACTGGTTCCTG TACATCGTCCTCTTTGTGGCCAAGGTGCTGATGGGGCAGATGCAAGAGGTGAACGACGTGCGCGAGTACGACGTGGAGGACAGCAAGAAAACCACCGTGGCTAAGAAGAAGGAGGATGGATTCCAGCTGCCCAGTGCTCTGAAAGAAGG GATGCACCTGAAGAACGGACTTGTGAAAGACAAGCGGTTGTAA
- the GDF1 gene encoding embryonic growth/differentiation factor 1 — MGPLPAPASFRAGLAWALLSISLGMDLSLQESLLLKSLGLSTKPSPKVPIPVPSVLWRIFQKRKVPPANKDLADGCRVEEFNVPGNVIRVFADQGHFIHSGQPQTLLCLQKRLYFNLSVLEEGERLTMAQLEIKFSHNSYHASSQGQVFELRLYRAPQLPLRGMPSPEPGRTLLVEQSFARLHKSLLFNLSGVAKDWRTHSRNLGLILEISVSSGGGMSAGASGGPQSLCASIDSFLDTSLLVVSLSQQQCRASRRRRSAYNLPVTPSNLCKPRRLYISFSDVGWENWIIAPQGYMANYCLGECPFPLTAELNSTNHAILQTMVHSLDPEGTPQPCCVPVRLSPISILYYDNDDNVVLRHYEDMVVDECGCR; from the exons ATGGGGCCTCTCCCCGCGCCTGCCAGCTTCAGGGCTGGCCTCGCCTGGGCTCTCCTTAGCATCAGTCTGGGGATGGATTTAAGTTTGCAGGAAAGCTTGCTGTTAAAATCCTTGGGTTTGAGTACCAAGCCCAGCCCCAAAGTCCCCATTCCTGTGCCGTCTGTGCTCTGGCGGATCTTCCAGAAGAGAAAGGTGCCTCCTGCAAACAAAGACCTGGCGGATGGCTGTAGGGTGGAGGAATTTAATGTCCCGGGGAACGTCATCCGTGTCTTCGCTGACCAAG GCCACTTCATTCATAGCGGGCAGCCCCAGACGTTGCTGTGCCTGCAGAAGCGTCTGTACTTTAATCTCTCGGTGCTGGAGGAGGGCGAGCGCTTGACAATGGCTCAGCTGGAGATCAAATTCAGCCACAACTCGTACCACGCGTCCAGCCAGGGGCAGGTTTTTGAGCTGAGGCTGTACCGAGCCCCCCAGCTGCCTCTGCGGGGGATGCCCTCCCCTGAGCCCGGCCGCACGCTGCTGGTGGAGCAGTCCTTCGCCCGGCTGCACAAGTCTCTGCTCTTCAACCTGAGCGGGGTGGCGAAGGACTGGAGAACTCACAGTAGGAATCTGGGCCTGATCCTGGAGATCTCGGTGAGCAGCGGAGGCGGAATGTCAGCCGGGGCGAGCGGGGGGCCACAGAGCCTCTGTGCCAGCATCGATTCCTTCCTGGATACCTCTCTCCTGGTGGTGagcctcagccagcagcagtgccGGGCctccaggaggaggagaagtgcTTACAACCTCCCCGTCACGCCGAGCAACCTCTGCAAGCCCAGGCGGCTTTACATCAGCTTCAGCGACGTCGGCTGGGAGAACTGGATCATCGCCCCGCAGGGCTACATGGCCAACTACTGCCTCGGTGAGTGCCCCTTCCCCCTGACGGCCGAGCTCAACAGCACCAACCACGCCATCCTCCAAACCATGGTGCACTCGCTGGACCCCGAGGGGacgccccagccctgctgcgtcCCCGTCAGGCTGTCCCCGATCTCCATCCTCTATTACGACAACGACGACAACGTGGTGCTGAGGCACTACGAGGACATGGTGGTGGATGAGTGCGGCTGCCGGTAG
- the UPF1 gene encoding regulator of nonsense transcripts 1 isoform X2, with protein sequence MSVEAYGPSSQTLTFLDTEEAELLGADTQGSEFEFTDFTLPSQTQTPPGPGQAGPGQGQGPPGAAQGPPGPIEAQVNGPDGILQNGAVDDNVAKTSQLLAELNFEEDEEDTYYTKDLPVHACSYCGIHDPACVVYCNTSKKWFCNGRGNTSGSHIVNHLVRAKCKEVTLHKDGPLGETVLECYNCGCRNVFLLGFIPAKADSVVVLLCRQPCASQSSLKDINWDSSQWQPLIQDRCFLSWLVKIPSEQEQLRARQITAQQINKLEELWKENPSATLEDLEKPGVDEEPQHVLLRYEDAYQYQNIFGPLVKLEADYDKKLKESQTQDNITVRWDLGLNKKRIAYFTLPKTDSDMRLMQGDEICLRYKGDLAPLWKGIGHVIKVPDNYGDEIAIELRSSVGAPVEVTHNFQVDFVWKSTSFDRMQSALKTFAVDETSVSGYIYHKLLGHEVEDVIIKCQLPKRFTAQGLPDLNHSQVYAVKTVLQRPLSLIQGPPGTGKTVTSATIVYHLARQGNGPVLVCAPSNIAVDQLTEKIHQTGLKVVRLCAKSREAIDSPVSFLALHNQIRNMDSMPELQKLQQLKDETGELSSADEKRYRALKRTAERELLMNADVICCTCVGAGDPRLAKMQFRSILIDESTQATEPECMVPVVLGAKQLILVGDHCQLGPVVMCKKAAKAGLSQSLFERLVVLGIRPIRLQVQYRMHPALSAFPSNIFYEGSLQNGVTAADRVKKGFDFQWPQPDKPMFFYVTQGQEEIASSGTSYLNRTEAANVEKITTKLLKAGAKPDQIGIITPYEGQRSYLVQYMQFSGSLHTKLYQEVEIASVDAFQGREKDFIILSCVRANEHQGIGFLNDPRRLNVALTRARYGVIIVGNPKALSKQPLWNHLLNYYKEQKVLVEGPLNNLRESLMQFSKPRKLVNTINPGARFMTTAMYDAREAIIPGSVYDRSSQGRPSNMYFQTHDQIGMISAGPSHVTAMNIPIPFNLVMPPMPPPGYFGQANGPAAGRGAPKGKTGRGGRQKNRFGIPGTSQSNLPNSQASQDVVSQPFSQGPLTQGYISMSQPSQMSQPGLSQPELSQDSYLGDEFKSQIDVALSQDSTYQGERAYQHGGVTGLSQY encoded by the exons GTTAATGGACCCGATGGCATTCTGCAGAACGGAGCAGTGGATGATAACGTAGCTAAAACCAGCCAGCTTCTGGCAGAGCTGAACtttgaagaagatgaagaagataCTTATTACACAAAGGATCTTCCTGTGCACGCTTGCAG TTACTGTGGTATCCATGACCCTGCCTGCGTGGTTTACTGCAACACCAGCAAGAAGTGGTTCTGCAATGGGCGTGGAAATACATCTGGCAG CCACATTGTTAATCATCTTGTGAGAGCGAAGTGCAAAGAGGTGACTCTCCATAAAGACGGACCTCTAGGAGAGACTGTCTTGGAATGTTATAACTGCGGATGTCGTAACGTGTTTCTCCTTGGCTTTATTCCAGCTAAGGCAGACTCTGTGGTTGTTTTGCTGTGCAG GCAGCCATGTGCAAGTCAGAGCAGTTTAAAGGATATTAACTGGGACAGTTCACAGTGGCAGCCTCTTATTCAAGATCGCTGTTTCCTTTCATGGCTGGTGAAGATTCCATCTGAGCAGGAACAGCTGAGAGCACGTCAGATTACAGCTCAGCAGATTAACAAACTGGAAGAACTTTGGAAG GAAAATCCATCTGCAACTCTTGAGGACTTAGAAAAGCCTGGTGTTGATGAAGAGCCACAGCATGTCCTACTCAGATACGAAGATGCTTATCAATACCAGAATATATTTGGTCCTCTAGTCAAGCTCGAGGCTGACTATGACAAGAAGCTCAAAGAGTCGCAG ACCCAAGATAACATCACAGTCAGATGGGACCTGGGCTTGAACAAGAAAAGAATTGCTTATTTCACTTTGCCAAAGACTGATTCAG ATATGCGCCTAATGCAAGGAGATGAGATCTGCTTGAGGTATAAAGGAGACCTGGCCCCTTTATGGAAAGGAATTGGTCATGTTATCAAAGTTCCTGATA ATTATGGTGATGAGATAGCCATTGAGCTGAGGAGCAGCGTTGGAGCCCCTGTGGAAGTTACTCATAACTTCCAAGTGGATTTTGTATGGAAATCTACTTCATTTGACAG AATGCAGagtgctttgaaaacatttgctgTGGATGAGACTTCGGTGTCGGGGTACATCTATCACAAACTGTTAGGCCATGAGGTAGAAGATGTAATTATTAAATGTCAGTTGCCAAAGCGCTTTACAGCACAAGGACTTCCTGATCTCAACCATTCTCAG GTTTATGCTGTGAAGACTGTCCTGCAGCGTCCTCTGAGCCTTATTCAGGGTCCCCCTGGTACCGGAAAAACAGTGACATCAGCTACAATTGTCTATCATCTGGCTAGACAGGGCAATGG GCCTGTGCTAGTCTGTGCCCCAAGTAATATAGCTGTAGACCAGCTGACTGAGAAGATTCATCAAACTGGACTGAAGGTGGTTCGTCTGTGTGCTAAAAGTCGTGAGGCAATTGACTCTCCTGTGTCCTTCTTGGCATTGCATAACCAGATCAGAAACATGGATAG CATGCCAGAGCTTCAGAAACTGCAGCAGCTTAAAGATGAAACTGGAGAACTGTCATCCGCTGATGAGAAGCGCTACCGTGCACTAAAACGAACAGCAGAACGTGAATTACTTATG AATGCAGATGTGATCTGTTGCACGTGTGTGGGAGCCGGTGATCCAAGGCTTGCAAAGATGCAGTTCCGCTCCATCTTGATTGATGAGAGCACCCAGGCTACTGAGCCAGAGTGCATGGTGCCAGTTGTCCTAGGAGCGAAACAG ctTATTCTTGTAGGTGACCACTGCCAGCTTGGTCCTGTTGTGATGTGTAAAAAAGCTGCCAAGGCTGGCCTATCTCAGTCTCTCTTCGAGAGGCTCGTGGTGCTGGGGATTCGCCCGATTCGCCTGCAAGTGCAGTATCGCATGCATCCTGCACTTAGTGCTTTTCCATCCAATATCTTCTATGAGGGTTCACTCCAGAATGGTGTTACTGCAG CTGACCGTGTGAAAAAAGGATTTGATTTCCAGTGGCCGCAGCCAGATAAGCCGATGTTTTTCTATGTTACGCAAGGACAGGAAGAAATTGCCAGCTCGGGCACCTCTTACTTAAACAG GACTGAAGCTGCCAATGTAGAGAAGATAACTACAAAGCTATTGAAAGCTGGTGCCAAACCGGATCAGATCGGCATTATTACTCCTTATGAAGGTCAACGATCCTATCTGGTGCAGTACATGCAATTCAGTGGTTCCTTGCATACAAAACTCTACCAG GAAGTAGAAATTGCGAGTGTGGATGCCTTccaaggaagagagaaggactTTATTATCCTTTCTTGTGTGAGGGCCAACGAACACCAAGGCATAGGATTTCTGAATGACCCCAGGCGTCTTAATGTGGCTCTAACAAGAGCAAG GTATGGAGTAATTATTGTTGGGAACCCAAAAGCGCTGTCCAAACAACCACTTTGGAATCACCTGCTGAATTATTACAAGGAGCAGAAGGTTCTAGTGGAGGGACCACTGAATAACCTCCGGGAAAGCCTTATGCAATTCAGCAAGCCCCGAAAACTCGTCAATACTATCAACCCA GGTGCCCGTTTCATGACTACTGCCATGTATGATGCACGTGAAGCTATTATTCCAGGATCTGTCTACGACCGGAGCAGTCAAG ggcGCCCATCCAACATGTACTTCCAAACCCACGACCAGATCGGGATGATTAGTGCTGGCCCCAGCCACGTCACTGCTATGAACATTCCTATCCCTTTCAACCTCGTGATGCCACCGATGCCACCACCGGGATACTTTGGCCAGGCTAACGGACCAGCTGCAG GACGTGGGGCGCCAAAAGGAAAGACTGGTCGTGGTGGGCGCCAGAAAAATCGTTTTGGGATTCCTGGAACTAGTCAGTCAAACCTTCCAAATAGTCAAGCGAGCCAAGATGTGGTGTCCCAGCCTTTCTCCCAGGGTCCACTGACTCAGGGGTATATCTCCATGAGTCAGCCATCACAGATGAGTCAGCCTGGGCTCTCCCAACCAGAATTATCACAG GACAGTTACCTTGGTGATGAGTTTAAATCTCAGATTGACGTGGCGCTGTCACAGGACTCTACTTACCAGGGTGAACGTGCATATCAACATGGCGGAGTGACGGGACTGTCACAGTATTAG
- the UPF1 gene encoding regulator of nonsense transcripts 1 isoform X1, protein MSVEAYGPSSQTLTFLDTEEAELLGADTQGSEFEFTDFTLPSQTQTPPGPGQAGPGQGQGPPGAAQGPPGPIEAQVNGPDGILQNGAVDDNVAKTSQLLAELNFEEDEEDTYYTKDLPVHACSYCGIHDPACVVYCNTSKKWFCNGRGNTSGSHIVNHLVRAKCKEVTLHKDGPLGETVLECYNCGCRNVFLLGFIPAKADSVVVLLCRQPCASQSSLKDINWDSSQWQPLIQDRCFLSWLVKIPSEQEQLRARQITAQQINKLEELWKENPSATLEDLEKPGVDEEPQHVLLRYEDAYQYQNIFGPLVKLEADYDKKLKESQTQDNITVRWDLGLNKKRIAYFTLPKTDSDMRLMQGDEICLRYKGDLAPLWKGIGHVIKVPDSSTDYGDEIAIELRSSVGAPVEVTHNFQVDFVWKSTSFDRMQSALKTFAVDETSVSGYIYHKLLGHEVEDVIIKCQLPKRFTAQGLPDLNHSQVYAVKTVLQRPLSLIQGPPGTGKTVTSATIVYHLARQGNGPVLVCAPSNIAVDQLTEKIHQTGLKVVRLCAKSREAIDSPVSFLALHNQIRNMDSMPELQKLQQLKDETGELSSADEKRYRALKRTAERELLMNADVICCTCVGAGDPRLAKMQFRSILIDESTQATEPECMVPVVLGAKQLILVGDHCQLGPVVMCKKAAKAGLSQSLFERLVVLGIRPIRLQVQYRMHPALSAFPSNIFYEGSLQNGVTAADRVKKGFDFQWPQPDKPMFFYVTQGQEEIASSGTSYLNRTEAANVEKITTKLLKAGAKPDQIGIITPYEGQRSYLVQYMQFSGSLHTKLYQEVEIASVDAFQGREKDFIILSCVRANEHQGIGFLNDPRRLNVALTRARYGVIIVGNPKALSKQPLWNHLLNYYKEQKVLVEGPLNNLRESLMQFSKPRKLVNTINPGARFMTTAMYDAREAIIPGSVYDRSSQGRPSNMYFQTHDQIGMISAGPSHVTAMNIPIPFNLVMPPMPPPGYFGQANGPAAGRGAPKGKTGRGGRQKNRFGIPGTSQSNLPNSQASQDVVSQPFSQGPLTQGYISMSQPSQMSQPGLSQPELSQDSYLGDEFKSQIDVALSQDSTYQGERAYQHGGVTGLSQY, encoded by the exons GTTAATGGACCCGATGGCATTCTGCAGAACGGAGCAGTGGATGATAACGTAGCTAAAACCAGCCAGCTTCTGGCAGAGCTGAACtttgaagaagatgaagaagataCTTATTACACAAAGGATCTTCCTGTGCACGCTTGCAG TTACTGTGGTATCCATGACCCTGCCTGCGTGGTTTACTGCAACACCAGCAAGAAGTGGTTCTGCAATGGGCGTGGAAATACATCTGGCAG CCACATTGTTAATCATCTTGTGAGAGCGAAGTGCAAAGAGGTGACTCTCCATAAAGACGGACCTCTAGGAGAGACTGTCTTGGAATGTTATAACTGCGGATGTCGTAACGTGTTTCTCCTTGGCTTTATTCCAGCTAAGGCAGACTCTGTGGTTGTTTTGCTGTGCAG GCAGCCATGTGCAAGTCAGAGCAGTTTAAAGGATATTAACTGGGACAGTTCACAGTGGCAGCCTCTTATTCAAGATCGCTGTTTCCTTTCATGGCTGGTGAAGATTCCATCTGAGCAGGAACAGCTGAGAGCACGTCAGATTACAGCTCAGCAGATTAACAAACTGGAAGAACTTTGGAAG GAAAATCCATCTGCAACTCTTGAGGACTTAGAAAAGCCTGGTGTTGATGAAGAGCCACAGCATGTCCTACTCAGATACGAAGATGCTTATCAATACCAGAATATATTTGGTCCTCTAGTCAAGCTCGAGGCTGACTATGACAAGAAGCTCAAAGAGTCGCAG ACCCAAGATAACATCACAGTCAGATGGGACCTGGGCTTGAACAAGAAAAGAATTGCTTATTTCACTTTGCCAAAGACTGATTCAG ATATGCGCCTAATGCAAGGAGATGAGATCTGCTTGAGGTATAAAGGAGACCTGGCCCCTTTATGGAAAGGAATTGGTCATGTTATCAAAGTTCCTGATA GTTCTACAGATTATGGTGATGAGATAGCCATTGAGCTGAGGAGCAGCGTTGGAGCCCCTGTGGAAGTTACTCATAACTTCCAAGTGGATTTTGTATGGAAATCTACTTCATTTGACAG AATGCAGagtgctttgaaaacatttgctgTGGATGAGACTTCGGTGTCGGGGTACATCTATCACAAACTGTTAGGCCATGAGGTAGAAGATGTAATTATTAAATGTCAGTTGCCAAAGCGCTTTACAGCACAAGGACTTCCTGATCTCAACCATTCTCAG GTTTATGCTGTGAAGACTGTCCTGCAGCGTCCTCTGAGCCTTATTCAGGGTCCCCCTGGTACCGGAAAAACAGTGACATCAGCTACAATTGTCTATCATCTGGCTAGACAGGGCAATGG GCCTGTGCTAGTCTGTGCCCCAAGTAATATAGCTGTAGACCAGCTGACTGAGAAGATTCATCAAACTGGACTGAAGGTGGTTCGTCTGTGTGCTAAAAGTCGTGAGGCAATTGACTCTCCTGTGTCCTTCTTGGCATTGCATAACCAGATCAGAAACATGGATAG CATGCCAGAGCTTCAGAAACTGCAGCAGCTTAAAGATGAAACTGGAGAACTGTCATCCGCTGATGAGAAGCGCTACCGTGCACTAAAACGAACAGCAGAACGTGAATTACTTATG AATGCAGATGTGATCTGTTGCACGTGTGTGGGAGCCGGTGATCCAAGGCTTGCAAAGATGCAGTTCCGCTCCATCTTGATTGATGAGAGCACCCAGGCTACTGAGCCAGAGTGCATGGTGCCAGTTGTCCTAGGAGCGAAACAG ctTATTCTTGTAGGTGACCACTGCCAGCTTGGTCCTGTTGTGATGTGTAAAAAAGCTGCCAAGGCTGGCCTATCTCAGTCTCTCTTCGAGAGGCTCGTGGTGCTGGGGATTCGCCCGATTCGCCTGCAAGTGCAGTATCGCATGCATCCTGCACTTAGTGCTTTTCCATCCAATATCTTCTATGAGGGTTCACTCCAGAATGGTGTTACTGCAG CTGACCGTGTGAAAAAAGGATTTGATTTCCAGTGGCCGCAGCCAGATAAGCCGATGTTTTTCTATGTTACGCAAGGACAGGAAGAAATTGCCAGCTCGGGCACCTCTTACTTAAACAG GACTGAAGCTGCCAATGTAGAGAAGATAACTACAAAGCTATTGAAAGCTGGTGCCAAACCGGATCAGATCGGCATTATTACTCCTTATGAAGGTCAACGATCCTATCTGGTGCAGTACATGCAATTCAGTGGTTCCTTGCATACAAAACTCTACCAG GAAGTAGAAATTGCGAGTGTGGATGCCTTccaaggaagagagaaggactTTATTATCCTTTCTTGTGTGAGGGCCAACGAACACCAAGGCATAGGATTTCTGAATGACCCCAGGCGTCTTAATGTGGCTCTAACAAGAGCAAG GTATGGAGTAATTATTGTTGGGAACCCAAAAGCGCTGTCCAAACAACCACTTTGGAATCACCTGCTGAATTATTACAAGGAGCAGAAGGTTCTAGTGGAGGGACCACTGAATAACCTCCGGGAAAGCCTTATGCAATTCAGCAAGCCCCGAAAACTCGTCAATACTATCAACCCA GGTGCCCGTTTCATGACTACTGCCATGTATGATGCACGTGAAGCTATTATTCCAGGATCTGTCTACGACCGGAGCAGTCAAG ggcGCCCATCCAACATGTACTTCCAAACCCACGACCAGATCGGGATGATTAGTGCTGGCCCCAGCCACGTCACTGCTATGAACATTCCTATCCCTTTCAACCTCGTGATGCCACCGATGCCACCACCGGGATACTTTGGCCAGGCTAACGGACCAGCTGCAG GACGTGGGGCGCCAAAAGGAAAGACTGGTCGTGGTGGGCGCCAGAAAAATCGTTTTGGGATTCCTGGAACTAGTCAGTCAAACCTTCCAAATAGTCAAGCGAGCCAAGATGTGGTGTCCCAGCCTTTCTCCCAGGGTCCACTGACTCAGGGGTATATCTCCATGAGTCAGCCATCACAGATGAGTCAGCCTGGGCTCTCCCAACCAGAATTATCACAG GACAGTTACCTTGGTGATGAGTTTAAATCTCAGATTGACGTGGCGCTGTCACAGGACTCTACTTACCAGGGTGAACGTGCATATCAACATGGCGGAGTGACGGGACTGTCACAGTATTAG